Sequence from the Acropora muricata isolate sample 2 chromosome 10, ASM3666990v1, whole genome shotgun sequence genome:
CTTGTGCAACAAGGTCTCTTTTCGAGTGCCTTAAACTCACTCTCATCACCCCTCTCATTCTCGCTCTCCTCACTCTCACTCTCCTCAAACTCGCTCTCCTCACTCAAACGCTCTCCAAGAGTTTAAAGATGACTTGCTAGATAATACAGCATGGCCAGTTGTAATGCAGTAGTTTAATGAAGATCATTGACGTCCTCTAAACAGATCTTCACTTAAAAACACTGCGCCAACAACTGGGCATGATCTATCAAATCATTAGCttctaaatctgcttgaatcaaatttataCGGAATGTATGTTCAGTGCAACTAAAAAACTACTTTCTCTCCAGTACCAATTCAGATAGTTAAATTTATTCTCAGCCAATCATTCAGTCAGCTTTTCTAAAGAATGtccaaaatagaacaattttgaataaaattcGTAGATTTAATTGTATTGAACATTATATTTTCATTaattgacatcttgaaatatCACCATTTCATTAGTGCAAGCTGTTACTGATTTACCTTCATCGTGTTTTTGAAGACTTTGGCTCTATAGGTTTGTAACGAAGTCGCTGCTGACGGTGGGCAGATCACTCCTCCACGAATTCCACccattgcaaagaaacaaaacacgaTAAACACGATCACCTTGTGTTGCCATCTAACAGCTGATTTCCAAGAGTGTcggttctttgcaaaaaatattATAGCCCTGCACATTCTTTTCGTGTCCTTTATGCCAGACTATACACGGTCCCCTTCGCAGTTTTGTCTTCGTATGGTGAGCTATGCCTCATAGAACAAGCGCCATCTTTACTTGCAAAATGTAATATAAGGCGCTTGTCtacatatatataataatatggTGTCGAGTATTGGGCTTCCGATTCCTCCCCTAGCGCACTATCGATCACTACCGACAGAAAACAAGGAAGTTCCCTCGGGTATGTTTTGTTGATTCGCACCCGCTCACCTTTCCAACCCGTGcatggcaacctcgttcccagcgtCTCAGGGGATTGTTCACTGTTTACAGAGCGAGAGGAGGTTATGAAACTAATCTTTTGTGGTCAatcttccctgctagcagaggctcttttcctgatgTCAGCGAAcatcaggaaaagagcctcAGCTAGCAGGGAATGGTCAATCGATCGTCACCAAGGCATTCTTTGACTTTTGCTATAACTGTTAACAGCTCAATTGTGTTTTGATAGCATTCTGTTTAGTTTAACCTCAATAGAAAATTGCAGATTAAATTTCTGAGAAAAACTCTTCTTAGGCCCCGAAGAGCACTCTCAAATATTGTGAATATGACAATATTAAGGAATAAAATCGAGATCTACCCGACCTAAATAAGTTCACCtattttgtatttattcctTTTCGTATTGGTCAGAATCTACTTGGGTCAAGTTATGATTTGATGACTGGTTTGATTCCTAAATGACATTAGAAAATTATACGCCTGAAAAAAATCGCAGTTCTTAACCTCTCAGACCTCAACGGCGCACCGGAAGATGTTTAGTTCCTTGTTGCATTGATCACCGTTTTGCTTCATGATGCGTTTATTCTAAGTAGTTATATGAAGTCTTTGAATCGGATTGCGAGCTTCAGTGAAATCGCACAATTTCGGTTTGAGTACTTTTTGTGTGAATCTACCCCATTTCAACTTATATTTCTCGGTGGTTTGATGCCCGGCAGGCGGTAAGAATCTCAGTGAGCTAAATGACACGGTTTTATTTGGAATTTCAACAGAATGGTTCATTCCAACCAACTGAAAGTGTTCTATCTTGTTTTCGAATTAACCAGATGCTAAATTCCTATCCATCGTCTTCCCGACTGCCGGTTGCACATTCACTGGTGCTCCCCACATCTTTGTGGAGTTTGATCGTTCGTTTCAGCGTGATCCAGTGATGATCTGTGGGGTGCGTGAGAGATTGAATTTCGCCAACCTAAGCGGAAGTCATTTTTATGTCGCACTTACCGAGCGATCAAAATCCATTTAATATACAACGCGAATTATGGTTTCAGAACGATTTCCCTTTTCGCACAAAACACAGTGAGATATTTGGCAATTAGACACATTATTTAGTGCGTTGCCTTAAATAGCATCAATTGAATACCCTGAGCAAACAATCCAGCAAATATTCATCTCCCGAGCCTTCAATCATTTTGAACGGAAGACTTTAGAGGGAAAACCCCATTTGGTTGCTATGGTAATGACACTGCAACAAAGCCTGTCCTTATTGCCTTTATTGAACTAGCCAATTGAAAGGTcccatttcaaaattttctttgaatcatcgctgtcattaatttttttcatttgcttgaTAATCATTTCTTGCCCTAAAAGTACTTGTAAGTTAATACAATATAGTGTGCTATTAAAATTCACGGATCAAAAAGCACGGGgtttgaaaaggcaaaaaatacCAGGACCCGGGAATGCAAACTGAGTTTACTTCAACATTCTAGTAGTCAAGTTTTTTAGGCAACAGTTAAAATCGTCTAACATCCGTGTTTTATACCTGAGGGAAACTGACGTTCTCCTTCAAAACGCAAAGAAGTGATGGATATGTGTGAATGTTCTGAACTGACAACAGCGACCGAGAAGGACAGCAAATTACTTGGTTTGCTCAATTCTCCATTGATACTGAAAGAGCTTCTCATGTCACAAAGTTTGCCTTGGAGACAGGACGACGGTAAGAAATAACAACATGTCCATAAGTGTTTGATGTGAATTAGCAGTGCTAATGCAGGTAATGGCAAAAATTACTTTCAGCAAATTAGCAGATGACGAGGTAGCCAATATCACACGCATAGGGGCATGTAATAATGGCCAAGCTGACGAGAAGGAAAAAATTGCAAGGCAATGAATGATTTATTcctaagaaaggaaaaaaatatgctGGATTACACATATCTTTTCCACAGGGAAGAGAAAGAACCTAAGGTCAAGGGTGAAATATGAATGTCCAACTTTTAATATGAAGAGGACGTTTTACTCAAAGTAGCTTAGGCTTTAAAGAAATTAATTCTGATGGCGTCGAGTTTCTCAGTTAAGGCAAAATAAATAGTTTTCGtggaaagaaattgttttcaccTAAAACTCAGAGTTTAATGCGGTGTTTATGCGTCATTGAAGGCAAACAAAAGTTTCAGATACAGAGGAAGTTAAAAATCACGTGACCTTCAATGATACGCTTTCATGATTGCTCATTTTATTCACTGCGGATCAGGTTTCCTTCCGTGATTTTATAAGAACGTGATTAGGACTTGGCTGCGGTCATCTATTGTTGTTTTGAAACTATTGGTTGAACGGCGTTGCTTTTAGTTAAACCGTTTCGAAATGTATCTAATAGAACACAAAAATTAGTAAAATTAGGAAGACAATTTGTCGACGGTCAGCCTCGTTCGAAGTGCTCTTagggcctgggaacgaagttctaaTTCGACTTGGATACATTTCCGATTACAAGTAACTTAGTTCGAATCCTTGACTCATCTGAGGAGCTAGTGTGCTCGGATTTTCCCCTGTTTTCCCAAATCCCCATTACATTCCCACAGTAATTCATCGAGTCGGCAATCTTCATAGCAATTAAATGCACTGGCAAAAAGGCATCATTCAGCAACCTCGGCGGAGaaaaaccctgggaacgaggttgatcaTTCAGCTGTCAAATGTTGAAGACATTGTTCTCCAAATATAGTGTTGGAGCGCGCCAGCCCTAGTCTGGGACCAGGCTCCACAGTTGGATTGGAAATTGGCGAGCGGGGGAATGGGCGAAGAAGGAGGCGGGGGAGCGTGTAGACATGCCTTTTATGCCGCCGATCCGCCCTGAAGTCCATCAAACTGTCAACAAGTTGACGTCACGGATGTTTCGTCGCATGAATGCACCTGAAAGTCAACAACGCGGCGCACGTGAGTTTTCAAGCAGATCTCGCAAATCTGTCAACATTGAGCATTTTGTCCAATCAGATCATGATACCAAGTTCTGGTATGATGTATCGGTGGCATGAAACGCGTGTCTCCAGAATCGGCCACCCCCTTCCTCCCCCATTTCCCCGCTCGCCAGTTTCCTGCCCAACTGCGAGGCTATGGTCCCAGGTTACCCCAGCCCAAAAGCAAAGGGAGAGGCTCTGGGAatgactataaaacgtttaagcaaacaaccggaacgatgatcccgctggtgtacgttggatcaatagtgatctaatcggcttcacgtatagaatgaagaaaatagaagcagaagtcgacacaacgtagaaggatttttttgtaggtgtactatatttcggctggccaaaccagccttcttcaggtacaatgataattttttattggtacgtgatttttacgTTGCAcattgtgtaataaccggaaataagtaaaaataattgacagtgtaaactaaagataagtataaggtgaaaaaataatgaaataacatgataagaggtaacaatattaataggtttcttcgcggatgttcaggccagccgaaatatagtacacctacaaaaaaatcattctacgttgtgtcgacttctgcttcaaTTTTCTTCCTGGGAATGAAGTTGAAAGTTTTAGCCCGGAATCTTTTATTGAGCAAAAATGAGTTTTTTATAGAGTGTCTCCACTGAAATTTGTCTGTTGCTAAAATTCTAGGAAATTTGTTGATTCCAGCTCATTTTATACGTCATATCTACAGTTCTATATTAAGCTCTGAAATAAGCCCTGAAATAAGTCGATTGAGCAAAGGAAAATTGTCATGATTTTATGAGAACTAAAAAATTGTCGTTTGCTTGAGAAGCGATTAAAGCTCATTTGATTCAGTTTCAACGAGGAAATGCAATTGTCTTTCTGAGTGACTTTCGATGGAATTCAGTCATAATCCTGATTCGCCAGAGACTGCAAAGCAATATTCCTTTCAATTCAGGAATTCATAAACGCACACGCAAATTAGGGAAACGGCGGACACAACTTCTTTACACGTTGGAAAAGACAATTTAATGAGGAAAAAGCGAGAAAAATCAAGTgcttgctaaaaaaaaatatggtaatTTAAGCATGGAAACAGTACTTTCTTTGATGGAGTCCAGTTGGACAGGACTTGTGGTCCATCTTGTTTTTCGAACTGAAAGAACTATTTAGCGTCTTGATTGAAGTGGAAATTTCTACGTTCTAGCTACAGTAGCTACATGGGAGGCTCAAATGTCAATCTTACGGTATTCCAATTTCTTGAAAAACCCACCTTTTTCCATGTAGCTGTAGCTTTGAATTCCCTGTAAAAGAAGCAATGATAGAGGGAGGGTGGCTTTAAAAAGTCGTAAAACGAAGCAGTGGTAAAGGGGAGGCGTAGAAAGACGCAAAGTCGGCTTGCATCGATACCAGCTATAATGAACTGACGGAACCTCAACGTTAAATACAGCATCTTAACCTTTACCTTTGTTCCCGGTTTGTGATTGGTTTAGTTGAGGAACCCGAACAACAAAGGGAAAACGTAACAGAACCCACCACACCCACTGGCTGCTGTCAGCCTTCATTTGCGGATCTGGTCGAGGCACCTTGGGAAAATAACATAAAAGTGAACTTTCCCGATCTCAAGCACGTTTACCTGAAAATACAGTCGCGTGCCAATCGTCTGTCCAGGCAAAGAGTGGAAAATGGCAAGGTCAAGATACGAGTTATTTCGTTGGGTCCTCAGGTATTGAGCATTGAGGTCTACGTTGAAAGAACCCCTGATGCGGCTGTTCTGTTCGGAGATAAATGTGGTAGGGTGCGACTGAAGTCTCAGCCTGGAAAGTACTACCCAAATCAGGTAACGTATTAGAAAAATTGAGAGTTTATTTGAAAATGCAAGCCTCCCGTACCAAACAGTGCTATAGCTTTCCTATCCTGTGTACATAATTTAGGTGGCAGAATTAAAAATTGTAACTATAGTCAAATTGTGCAAGTTTCGTGTGGCCGAGGTTAAGTTAAGCATATTGGTTAAGTACCTCACCCATGGGAacagaaatgccatttccaaCTACAcaaattcttcttctttggtCATCTGAGTTTTATAATGAACAAAACTCACACTGCTGTGACAATGATTAGAAACAAACGCTAGTTATTTTCTCATACACCTTCAGAAGTGGCCAATATCATCTCgtcatcttcagaagtgaccaGACCGTTGTCTGTTACGACATAAATTTTGACTGTTTCTTTGTAATCATCATGTTACTCATGTTACTGAATGACGTTCAAGTTTTGTACTGAATTAGCGGTCACTTCTCAAGATGTATGTTGAGGCACGTAAATAGATTGAGTAAAGTATGCGTTTCAGGGGCGAATTCAAAATTTTCTTAGGTGGAGGTGCACCACTAAGAAATGACTTGATCCTTGTCTCATGTcttttggttgttgttttttttttattttcgtctTTTCAGAATGCTACTTATTTTAGAAATCAACAGGTCATCTCAAGGGAGGGGAAGGGGGTGTGCAGCCCCTGCACTTTtcccctagatccgcccctGCGCTTGTTTCTAGTCTGTCACCGCACTGTGCATATTGCTCTTTGTCAAACTATACATTTGCGGCACACTACAAGCATATTAGGTATTCCGCGATGATACCACCTCGTTTTCGGCTTGTAATGTGGGCAAAGCTCCCCACAGCAAAGCTGGTATGAACGGTCTAACAGTAAACTGTTGTGTTATTATTGCCTACTTTAACCGTTCAAGGTTTGTAAGTATTTACCAAGCGCTGCAAACTGATATCAAGTCAGTAGGTCCTATGAAGCTCATGCCGGTCAGTCACTCTCATTACTCCTTCACCGATTTCCAGATTTGTCCTAAGTTTATTCCCTTTCATGCACTATGCTGACTTTGGCTAGCCACTTTTCTCCACAGCATTACTTCACAGTAGATTTGGACTCCGTTTATGATTCGCCCACAAATCAGGGTGTTCCAGTTTACAAGCTCTCCACAGTGGATTCTGAAAGGCGAAACAAGTTCCGTTTGATCGTCGTCGTTGTACTTATCGGCGATATCCGTAGCAAGGAGTACATCAGCCGCTCGTTTCGTCTTCGCAGCAGGGCTGGCAGATTTAGAAGTGAATCACTGTAGGTCAAATCGTCCGAGGCGAATTAATACTTTGCATCAGCAGTGAGTAGAAGCTTGGTTTAAAACCGGGATTGAGCCTTAGACCAGTTAGAGTATGGATAGTTGATCTCGGAAAATACCTGATTTTAAGTATGGCCGATGTTAGTTGAAACCAGAGTACCGATATGATATATTCCTCTAGCTTAGTACTAGTCTGTTCTCCTTTAATAATAACTACAACACGTGGAAATTTGAGCTGAGTTAGTTGAAACCAAAGTACCCATAAGATGTGCCTTAGATGCTTGCGTTGGTAGGCGTGGTAATGCAATTTGATAGCTTAGTCCATTATTGGATGAATTTACCGAGTTTGCGCAAATAGCTCAGTCTTTACAGCACAGCGTATAGAGATGTTAGACCTGAAAAGGAAGGATTTTTCCTCGGGTTTTAAAGGCACTTATCTGCTATTAGCTTAGAACTAGACTGTTACTATGATAATTATCATAACACGTATACGTCGAGAAACAACTGAGTCAGTCTTACCAGTTGTTTTCAACTGAGTAAGGTATTTTGTTAGATATTATATATCTGCCTGCATTGTTAAGGCTTCTAAAAGATGGTTGAACTTGCTGTCATTACATGCAATGCAATCTAATACAGTTGAAATAAATTGCCCTTTTGATCCATATTCGAAAAGCGAGTTACGAACTGTGCAGGGCGGTCGGTACGAGAAGATCATCTCAGCCTTCGTGCATTATTTAGTACTGGCGCAAGTTTGACTGTTTTTATTAGGGCCCAAACATGGTTCACACAAGTGGCGAAATCGTAATCGCAGCCGGCATTACTCCCCAAGAgcctaaaaaaagaaagaaccttTAGTGTTAAGCATCGTCCGAAAGCGTGAACGTAAGGACCAGAACATTTCTTTCTCCCTGCGATAATGTTGCTTACGACAAAGTGCGAAGGGTATGCGCAGTCGCAACTTGCTGAGTGTACCCGTTGTTTCCAGCCCTACGCCTAAACCTCGATTGCAATCTCTGATTTCCGGAACAAGAGAGAGAGTGGTCTTCTTGTTTTAATCGGCAGACAGAAAACGAAGAAAATGAATGCCATCTCCAAATCCAATTGCGATTACGATTAAGTTGTTCGGTGAACCACGCTCTATTATCGCTTATCACTGCTGTGCAGTGCTATAGATGACGTCTTCAAACATATTATGTGAAGTGTCCGTGCCACTTTGATCATGCTCTATAACAACTAAGTAAAATAGATTGCTGCTATGCTGGCattatttctttgttgaatTGTCGCGCTattgaaaaatgacaaattgTTCAGAATCATGCATGATTGTCTAGAATGATGATTCCCTAACGTATGGATCAACTTCATGAGCTTGATTTTGTTTATATACGGTATAGGTTATATACGGTAGCTTGGGTTAAAACCTTTTTCATATTACTCATTTTACTGCTTTAATAGCAGAGAACGCGATTCGCGTCGTATTCTAGAAATATAATTGAACAAGTTAGTTTCGGCTAACGGCGATGATCCTTAGCCATTAACTTTTAGGTTTTAGGCAAAATGCAGCTTACTATTAGCGTACGAAAGATCAAGATGACAAGTTTGGAAAGTATTTTAAAGAAGTTCTAGTTGTGCTATCGGGAGTGCCAGAGCAACTCTGCGCCTTATGCCGCTTTTCTTATTGTGCTTGACTTAATCTATCGTTTATATATGTACGCGTTTAAGAATGACAAGTATGGCTTCGCAATCTCTACTTTGCGACATGCTACATACTGTAATAGAGTGCTCGTTTCGGTTTCAGCACAGTTATTTTATCATAACCATGgttttctcttctttccttttacatttctttttttttcgacatTACAGCGCTTTAGCAAGAACAATACGTAGGCTCtcttttaaaaacaaacatttacACATGTTTCCTAGTAACTATTGCCGCCGGCTGATTCATATATATTGTATACAACAATGCTGGAATAAATTTTAACTGAGTTAGTGGGAATGCACACAAAACAGTGTAATCATTACATAATCTGTTGATCCCTAACGCTGTTTAGAATATTGCTGTTTTTGAGTCTTTTGTAAGTAGTTTTCATGCGTAAGGCTGAATTATTAGTTGGAGGAGTTTTTTAGTTTGCGTCACCTACGACAAGAAGAATTAAGACTGTTTTTTTAACATACCCTCAAACGATTGCTAACGATCTCTACCGCCACACCCCACCGTCCAAATTGTTGTTTAGCAAGATCGCGTATAACAACCCAGCTATGGCTCAGCATTGTTTTCAGTGGGGATGGAGTCAGGTTTTAATTGTGATCCTTGAGATTAGAAGAGTTTGTTCAAAAGATTAGTTTTTGTACTTTTTCGCTTTTATCCTTTTGTAAATTTTGTCAAACGTTATGACTTTttacataaaattaaaaaaggtttaatttaaggttttaattaCTTATTGAACCATAAAATGTTCAGTTAATTAAAGCTGCGAGTTATGCTGTTTTTGGCACATTTATTTGTTAGTTAATAGTTTTCCTGGGGAGAGGGTAACTGAGTCACCATTTTCATTCAACCTCACTTCCCTTTTCTGTTCACCATTTTGACGTCACTGCCCCTCTCTTGCTAACTAGGCATGAGGAGGGTCGACGACCTTGTGGAAGGtgatttgaaaaaaataccGTCAAGGTGGAAGCTTCCATGGAGGTTGGATCGTTGGGCCTCTTTACCGCTGTCCACAACCAAAACAACAACCAAGTATATCATTTGTATATTTAGTGTCTTTTCGGAAAACATATCGTACAATACAGTACCATTGAAAATTATATGATGTCATAAGCGCTTTTCAACACTTCCAACTGCCATGGTAGCCGTCAAGTTTCTCGATCCCTGTGAATTTATATAGCTCTACAGAACTCAGCACTTGGAATGGTGTTTTCTCAAAGCTACGAATGAAGTCgaaaaatattaaaatcaaTAGGTGTGTTCAATAGAACGAAAGTCATTGTTTGTGTTTCTATCGACTCTTTCATTGTGATTTGGACATCCTATTTGTTCGCTTTTCCTTTCCGCTCTGCTTTTCAATACGTGCAGCTTTTGAAGAAAGATGGCGGCAAAGAGAGATGCACTTCTCTCGGTTTCCTCGAGCCGGGAAATTTAATTGTGTCTGTTAACAACAGAAATTTGTGAAATACGTCTAGTATATCTTTCTAACAATGCAAGGTATCGATGGCCTCAAATTTCGGGGGTagaagctgaataatgaataacgggacTGAATAAATAATGAGTATTTGggaaaatcaggaattatgaattatgaataatcaataatcaacaagccactttcaaaaataccataatgctCTCTGTTTGTCCTTCCAAAATTTTGTATAagtattgtttttattctctctTGGGACtcacaatggtcccaagagagactgaaaacaatgcttatgcaataTTTGAAGGGACAAACtaaaagtattatggtatttttgaaagtggcctacgGGAATAACTAGAAGAAATataatgaataattgaaagaaaacgCAAAGAATAGAGAATAACCGAGGTCCGATTAGTCAGCTTCCGCCCCCCGATTAAGTTTCCACATAAGTTTCGCATGTAAACATAACTTCACATTTGTTACACTTTCATCCTTGCATTTGATCAATGAGGAGATTTcatgtttgtatttttttcttttaaattcacTCCCAAAATCGTAAATTGTTTGGCCATTCAGTTCCTTGCTAGAGCCTTTGCAGAATTCGATTCCTGAATGATCATGAGATAGAACTTCATTCAactccaggggcccgtttctcgaaaggccCGAAACCATTCGTAAaagtacgacctgcttattctgtaaagctggtcttttcatacgttgtaaagggaataaaaatcaaaataactgcaaagtttcgtgcctcgagacgccttcgttttgaagatacaaagagaattatggcacccgaaatacgcccgaaaagtttcgggactttcgagaaagaGGCCCCAGAAATCAGGTGTTCATACGACGCCATGTAGGATGCACTCTCTCTGGCCCTTTTCTCCTACATGattctaaaaataacttgaCATCTCACTACACAGGTAAGTTCTCCCGAGAACTAAGACCAGACAAAGAAGGCTACAAGCAACTCTAAAAAGAGTTCAGACACTCACTGTTAACCgcacaataggccttttgcaacaatagATCATGTGTCAAATTCCCCCATAGCAACAAGCCTCTGGCGGGCAAGCTTTCCAGACTGTCCTTGACGACAACAAgagtttttaaatttaaaagtttttaaacttaaaaGTAGCGGAGCGTGACCTATAGTATCTGTTTTGTCCTTTTATTCTTCATCAACGTCGTTGATTTTTCAGAAATGCTTTGTTAAGTTATTTATCTAACTTGACAAAGTCAAAATGTCGTTGCTGTCAACGCTAACCTCATTTAACAAAAAAGTGGCCATTGCGATCGGTTATCGCATTTTTAGCGCATATTTCCGGACCAAAAAAAGTGAGCCAATCTACGCATTATGGTCAGTGGTAATTCCCATTTAGCAAAAGACGCAAAAATTTCATTTCGAGTGATGGATGGGTGTTTTTTGATGGGAACTGTTACCACTAAACCATAGCTCTCACTTTTGCCTGAGAGAGGCAAATGTCCAAGTTTCAAGAACTCAAAAGGGAGCTTAGTATCCTTGATAAAACGTTTGGCCCACGGCACGAACATTTCCGTGTTGAGGCCCACGGTTTGGACGAGGTGACATACCGATTTATTGCACCCGATGGCGAACATATAGTTCACTGCAATATATCTGTAAGTTTTCTTTATGTCGATGTTTTTAATCACTTAATATTCATTAAATTAAGTACAGAAAAAATGATTACAGTAAGCGTTGTCCTAATTAGTATTTGCCATTGCTTAAAAGGAATCATATCCTAGCCCACCGCCTATGTGGTTCTCGGAAAGTGAAGACGCAAAAATCACTCAAATTGTGGAATCCTTGAGCGGTATTGAACCTACGTCTCCTAATCTGGTaaagcattttttgtttttcatttccttcTAAAACGAAAACTTCTTATCATGTTTCGAGGTTGCGTTTGTTCTATGctaaacaatgttttctttcgTTTGATCAGCTCCTTCGCTCTACAAAGCACTTGATCAAGGAACTCTGTAAATGGCAGAATATCTCTTTACCACCCTACGTAGACAGCCTAGATCTCGTACAGTTGATTCAAGTAAGTTTATTGAGTCGCTTTTTGGTTTCGTTGGTTGATAGGCGGTCTCCTTCATCGATTAAGCATAGGCTAAATTGTAGACGCGACGAAGGCTTGTACGATCAGTCGCTAATAATTGTTATTCATATTTCGGCCCTTACCTTGAGTTGACAAATATAGCACATTATTAATTGTTCCCCATGGACTCTAAAACAAAGGGAAAATTAACCGGAAGTCGTTGTGCAATTTTTTGAAGCACCATGAGTCGCACGTGGAGCTCTTGTGTTGCTTATTTTTAATAGAGGACAATACTTGATTTGAaccacttttgttttgttcagaTGCTTAGTTGTCAAATTCAGCAGTTGCCTGCTTAGAATAATGTCAACGTGGTTTCCTTCACATTTTTATGAAGATCTGATCATTAATATGTTCAGGTTATAGCTGTCTTTAATTTAGGACTATACCACTACCAGGTGTTGAATTGAAGATAGTAATTTTATTTATTGAACTCACTGGGATAATTATTTTACTTGGAAAAAATTCCCCATTCTGGTTGTCAAGCCAAGCATACTGATTGGTCAGTAGACAGCCAATCAAATGCAAGGTCACTCTATGTTGTCAATAGGAATGACAACTTTTCTGTGCCTCGTTGCTATAACTTTTCCCCGCCTCGTTGCTATAACTTTTCCCCAATTATTTAGCCTTTCTTCTGCCTCTCAGCATTT
This genomic interval carries:
- the LOC136888525 gene encoding uncharacterized protein, translating into MDMCECSELTTATEKDSKLLGLLNSPLILKELLMSQSLPWRQDDVEEPEQQRENVTEPTTPTGCCQPSFADLVEAPWENNIKVNFPDLKHVYLKIQSRANRLSRQRVENGKVKIRVISLGPQVLSIEVYVERTPDAAVLFGDKCGRVRLKSQPGKYYPNQHYFTVDLDSVYDSPTNQGVPVYKLSTVDSERRNKFRLIVVVVLIGDIRSKEYISRSFRLRSRAGRFRSESL